From the genome of Scylla paramamosain isolate STU-SP2022 unplaced genomic scaffold, ASM3559412v1 Contig57, whole genome shotgun sequence, one region includes:
- the LOC135098357 gene encoding uncharacterized protein LOC135098357 isoform X9 gives MQQLCLSLLVSDPIEPPPKETPPKATEEEGNVVILDAKLFYKQQEKEVAEKIKESLAVTEYAKPSSALVLSGVSSSVVQYTVFEMQLSFTVLDTEGAPTNDLGHKSDPWQVTASLLGGPPGAILMGTTTVPNRNGTAIFTNLSVSKPGEGYNLTFTIIYPSYAPALTTTLEETFSLTQMSAAMVLQQPSIVQAGQPTTITVHFVDKDSGLVFNGLAFKARHLWANCWQRLLRDTLRLSRGMPRLVVYPSHLVIKEYPMVKSLHTDLF, from the exons ATGCAGcaactgtgcctctctctcttg gtGAGTGACCCCATCGAGCCACCACCCAAGGAAACccctccaaaggccacagaggaggaaggcaatgTTGTCATTCTGGATGCCAAGCTGTTCTacaagcagcaggagaaggaggtggcagAGAAGATCAAGGAGAGCCTGGCAGTGACTGAGTATGCCAAGCCATCCAGTGCAttggtgctgagtggtgtgTCCAGCAGTGTGGTGCAGTACACAGTGTTTGAAATGCAGCTGTCCTTTACTGTGCTGgatacagag gGTGCACCCACCAATGACCTGGGCCACAAGAGTGATCCCTGGCAGGTCACGGCAAGTCTCTTGGGAGGTCCGCCAGGTGCCATCCTCATGGGCACCACAACAGTTCCCAACAGGAATGGCACTGCCATCTTCACCAACCTGTCTGTCAGCAAGCCCGGGGAAGGCTACAACCTCACTTTCACCATCATCTACCCCAGCTATGCTccagccctcaccaccaccctggaGGAGACCTTCAG CTTGACACAGATGAGTGCAGCAATGGTCCTGCAGCAGCCCAGCATAGTGCAGGCCGGacaacccaccaccatcactgttcaCTTTGTTGACAAGGACTCTGGCTTGGTTTTTAATGGCCTGGCTTTCAag gcCAGACATTTGTGGGCAAACTGCTGGCAAAGACTGCTGAGGGACACTTTGAGGTTATCCAGAGGTATGCCaa
- the LOC135098357 gene encoding uncharacterized protein LOC135098357 isoform X10, whose protein sequence is MQQLCLSLLVSDPIEPPPKETPPKATEEEGNVVILDAKLFYKQQEKEVAEKIKESLAVTEYAKPSSALVLSGVSSSVVQYTVFEMQLSFTVLDTEGAPTNDLGHKSDPWQVTASLLGGPPGAILMGTTTVPNRNGTAIFTNLSVSKPGEGYNLTFTIIYPSYAPALTTTLEETFSLTQMSAAMVLQQPSIVQAGQPTTITVHFVDKDSGLVFNGLAFKARHLWANCWQRLLRDTLRLSRGLVVYPSHLVIKEYPMVKSLHTDLF, encoded by the exons ATGCAGcaactgtgcctctctctcttg gtGAGTGACCCCATCGAGCCACCACCCAAGGAAACccctccaaaggccacagaggaggaaggcaatgTTGTCATTCTGGATGCCAAGCTGTTCTacaagcagcaggagaaggaggtggcagAGAAGATCAAGGAGAGCCTGGCAGTGACTGAGTATGCCAAGCCATCCAGTGCAttggtgctgagtggtgtgTCCAGCAGTGTGGTGCAGTACACAGTGTTTGAAATGCAGCTGTCCTTTACTGTGCTGgatacagag gGTGCACCCACCAATGACCTGGGCCACAAGAGTGATCCCTGGCAGGTCACGGCAAGTCTCTTGGGAGGTCCGCCAGGTGCCATCCTCATGGGCACCACAACAGTTCCCAACAGGAATGGCACTGCCATCTTCACCAACCTGTCTGTCAGCAAGCCCGGGGAAGGCTACAACCTCACTTTCACCATCATCTACCCCAGCTATGCTccagccctcaccaccaccctggaGGAGACCTTCAG CTTGACACAGATGAGTGCAGCAATGGTCCTGCAGCAGCCCAGCATAGTGCAGGCCGGacaacccaccaccatcactgttcaCTTTGTTGACAAGGACTCTGGCTTGGTTTTTAATGGCCTGGCTTTCAag gcCAGACATTTGTGGGCAAACTGCTGGCAAAGACTGCTGAGGGACACTTTGAGGTTATCCAGAG
- the LOC135098357 gene encoding uncharacterized protein LOC135098357 isoform X11 codes for MIIESMDTDTEALVGTWTSSMDRWTEAGVLATCIFSVVATGMTYEMAMTSMPLQVLRLHLPHSPSSEAVFLLIFPKPQRYDTYVDGVFVPPANLNTSAAGYKLLPENPTHPQAFLPMLDNAMRTSFFQRSAKLVHVVLCEGHILDIKTTPMITLTSGLMVKEDEFYEQNLVLNLASLFEVSPNNIRVISVMQELSKRQQGRLEAEVASAHTTSLNGEEEEGAIGGEVIPYKKLVQSLEKAVNRFQDGSCSNCASLSW; via the exons ATGATCATTGAGAGCATGGACACAGACACTGAG gccctAGTGGGTACGTGGACCTCCTCaatggacagatggacagaggcTGGTGTGCTGGCTACATGTATCTTCTCTGTTGTGGCAACAGGGATGACATATGAGATGGCCATGACCAGCATGCCCCTTCAG GTGCTGCGTCTGCACCTGCCACACAGTCCATCCTCTGAGGCCGTTTTCCTGCTCATCTTCCCAAAGCCTCAGCGTTATGACACCTATGTGGATGGTGTCTTTGTTCCCCCAGCCAACCTCAACACCTCTGCAGCCGGCTACAAGCTGTTGCCTGAGAACCCCACCCATCCTCAGGCTTTCCTTCCCATGTTGGACAAT GCAATGAGGACCAGCTTCTTCCAGCGCAGTGCTAAGCTGGTCCATGTGGTGCTGTGCGAAGGCCACATCCTTGACATCAAGACCACACCCATGATCACCCTCACCAGTGGCCtcatggtgaaggaagatgaatttTATGAGCAGAACTTGGTGTTGAATCTGGCCAGCCTGTTTGAGGTATCCCCAAACAACATCAGGGTCATCAGTGTTATGCAGGAGCTCTCCAAGAGACAGCAGGGAAGGCTGGAG GCTGAAGTGGCCAGCGCTCACACTACAAGCCtgaatggtgaggaggaggagggagcaattggtggggaggtgattcccTACAAGAAGCTGGTGCAGAGTCTGGAGAAGGCCGTCAATAGATTCCAGGATGGATCATGCAGcaactgtgcctctctctcttg gtGA